CAGCCATGCATGGCAATATTTCGTAGTACCAAAGCATGCTCTGCAACAGTCAACAACCATTAGAGTTAACACATCGTGTAAAATTTCTGGAAGAGACAAAGTATAGAAGCTCACCTTAAAATTTTCCCTTCCAAAACAAAATTGTGTACAGCTTGAATACAACGGATGGCCTCCTCTTCTTTGGCATAAGTAATATATCTGTACACATTTGACAGTAATCAGTCATTGTTTAAACAAGAGCAGAACTTCTGAATCGAACTCTTATACAAACACATCACTGCCTGCCGTCACAAATAAATGATGTTTTAAACTTCCACACTGTCACCAATGTGTACCTTTTAACTGCATGTCTCTATTGTAACATATTTACAAACTACATTCAAGACAAATATGCTTATATCATTTTCAATATTCGATCTAACTATATCACGAGGTATTGGTGGTCAAAGTTTAGATGCTTTCGCTGAACGCAACACAACTTATGTGAATGTTAGTAATTTGTAGCAACACACAAAAAAATAATACCCAAGGTTCTTAAACAATTTAGGACCATGATTATCTATATCTGAAACAAATAAGTGGGCACTATAAGATGCAACCTTCAGGGAAAACTAATTGGTTTATGTTACTGCATGCCATGTATAAGCATAGCTAAACCAAGAAGTCACAGCAACATACCAACACATGGGAAGAAATTATGTAAAGAAAGTGTTGATGAGAAACAGTGTGTTAGACATGCTGCAAGCATGCGAACTTCAACATACACAGTAATTTCTACACTGATGAAGCCCAAACAGTGAGCTACTATATTGCTGAGTACACATAATGACATATTCTAGAGGCCTCAATTTTATTATTCAAGTTATTCTACTGCTCATATTGCTGGCATAACACTGTTTCAGAATATATCCAGCAACTCTTTTTGAAATCGCTCAGAAACCAAAGAAGATATCTTACATTGCCAGGAAACCAACAATGCTCTCGAACCAAATAAAAAAACTGCCATCTCATTTAAAGAAATTCTTCTATTCTATATCTACACATGTAGGATCGGGTTTCAACTTAGTCCAGATACAGTGGATTGTACCATCCAGAAGAATCAGGTAGGTCTGTCATCGATGATGCAGAAATCAAGCACCGACTGAAAAGATGCTTTGCATCTATCTGAAACTCCCAGAAATCACAGCAATAAAGAGATATTTCTCCTTATGTTGGCAATGACGAAACCAATGTTACTTTCAGATATGGTTATATAAATAAGGTAGCCACAGGCAAGTCACACTACTAAGTAGGTAAGACCTTAAAATGAATATGGATATAATTGTCATCTTTTTCACCAAGTTCAGTAGAAAACTGTCAAATACAATTTTAGTCTCAATTTACTTTTTATAATACTAATGCTCTAGCATGACAATGAAGCATTCAAACTTGACGCATGCAATTGCATAAAGTGGAGGATAACTATTTGATATATCAAACTGGTTGACAAAACCTAAATAATGTCTCTGCATATGAAGCAAGAACAGATCATGTATGTACAACATGAGGTTCAAAGAGGCATACACACTAATATTGTTGTTTGCTGATGCCTGCTGGGAAGGAGGTCCAGTAGGACGGGAAACTGAAACCTTCAAAACTTTCCCATATTGTCCAAAGTATTCTCTACGCTCAAGAAcctaaaacaaaaaaaaaatagtaGTGTTGGTATGAGAACTAAAATTTAAACATGTAGCATAACTTGGATGGATCTAATTGTGAATAATGATATGGTGCTCACACTCTCATTGCACAAATGTGCAGGTAGTCCGATTATGTACACCAGATTCCTCTGGATAACCCTGACACCAGCCAGATGCTTCTTAGCTTCTACggatgttgctgctgctgctgccgctgccacctttggcttaaccttttGGGTCTTGTGCTTCTTCTCTGCATTTTTATCTGCCACCGTCCTGTTTCCATGAAAATGAACGTAGCGGGAACATGCTATTACAATACACCTTTCACAAGTGGGTAATGTTAACTGAACTGAAATAAAAGCTGAAAGGATTTATATTTGCATGTTTCGCATGATAAAAGGGTAATCCCAAATGCTATAGTCTGTAGAAGTAAAACACAAATTGATTGATAAGAACAGAAGCATTAGGAGGGTGAAAGAAAGCTTGGCTGCTGAAAGTTTGTGACGAACCTCTCACAAGTGGCAGCCATTTTGACAATCCTGTCCTTGTCATAGGGAGTGCGACATGCAGGGCAACGGCCCTCTGTCTCCTCCTTCTCAGCCATGTCTATGATATGGTGCCAGCACCAGACGCAAATCTGAAGAGTTGATACATAAACAGGAAAAATGGAGTAAATGGCAGTTAGCTGCTTGAGCTCATAGTGGTTGTGGCTGCTGCAGAGGCAGCGGCAAAGGCATACAGTCTGATTGATCGGATAGGAGGATTATTGATATACATACATCATATCCGCATTTGCATGGCTTGAGCTGCTGGTCAGTGATGTCCATCTCCTCAGCACAGAGTGGGCAGGTATGGTCTCCATCGTCGCTCATGGTAGTACTGATTGATGAGAAGTCAAAAGGAAGAGCTGTTAGAATCCcaatgaggaagaagaagacacCCCAGATCAAAACAGATAAGACACCTACTGCAATCAATCGTTAAGCTATTGTATCAGCAGCTTGAGATCCCAAATATTAAGCACAAAAGAAATAACTCAGACATTAAAGCGTCCAATAAACAGAGGTCATCAAACTTTGCCCAATTCTAGCAAATCAGTCATCGAACCTAAATCTACAGCTAGAAATATATGAGGAGGGAAAAAGACCCAATGCTGCAAAGCTGATTTCATCTGGCTGCTATGTCGATTTTCGCACCGACGTTTTGCCCTCGCACCACTGATTCCTTTGCGATTCCAGATTCAGCACTGGTTTTCTCCCAGTAAAAAAGCCCATCGTGAACCCGTTTCGACTCCCGAACCGATCGATCTGACACGACTTCTTCAACATCTCGCTTTCCTCTCTGTGCTACGACGCGTCCCTCCCATccgctgctctgccccccaccCTACCGCGCTACTCAGCCCCGCCCGCCACGAATCGGAGCTCAGGTCCAGCAGTCCAATCCAATCCAACACCAAAAAACGAGAAACCGcaagagaagagagggagaggattGCGTGCCTGAGTTGATGTTGCAGGTGGTGATCCATCCTCCTAATTGACTTCTAACTCCAATCGAGGcccgcggcgacggcgacgggacGGGGAGCGCAGGGGCAGGGGGGCGATGAGGATAGAGAGGGATTGCCGCCTCGCCGGTGTTCAGGCCAGTCAAAACGTCTCGCCAAGCGGTGGTGCGGGGCCTGGCTGACGGGACGCCTCGACGGGGCAAGAGACGGCGGTCGGGGCGCAACCGCGGGATCCGGTTTCAACTCCAGTCGACGAATCCGGCGAGTGGATGGAGGGGGATCGAGGTCGGACGAAATAATGAGTGGGGCTTCCGAGTTCCGACTTCCTTGCGTGCGCCGTGCGGTGGTGGTGCGCTGGGCAGGGTAGGCAGCAGGGAACAGGGAAGATGTTGTGTGCGGTGGTGCGCGTCGCtggtggaggaagaagaggtGAGGAGGCGCAGGCAGATTCTAGGCAAGCTGCCACCGTGCCATGCAGCGGCGCACCGTTAGATATTGATCTTGCGGTCTATCTACTACTATCAGGCATCAGCAGCCAATTAtgcaggaaaagaaaaggaaagaagctTCCTAATAACTGCCGAATGACGCCGTCGCTAGAACCGACGGAGTGCTGTCACCGCGTTAGGGTTAGGGCACCCACAAACTTTGTAGATAGCAGCTCAACGTAACTTCATCCACGTTAATTATAGATAATATTATTATTATAGAGTAGTTCCTTGATACTAGATTTTTTTTAACATTTATTTCTAAGTTTTAGTGAGTCTCGTATATCGCAAAATTAGTGAGGGTGAAGACGAGGTGAAAGAAGGGGAGATAGCAATATAAATGCGGTTGTCGATAAAAAAAAACAAGGCAAAATCATGCGGAGGCGTTATAGCCGCAGGTGAACAACACCACGTAGGGTGGAGTGGGGCTAGTCGTCGAGCGAAATCaaaatgaaaagaaaaactatatCTCATGTCTGACCACCGCACAGTTAAATCAGAGTGGCTGAATCAACTAGAAGAGATTGAACTGTCATCCAGTTAGCAAAAGTTGCTGATCAAACTTGCATTTCACTACTACATAATCTCCAAGTAATTTTAGAAATATTCTGTACATCATGCTATGCCCAATATGTATAGAGCTATGGTTGATTTGATCGCAGAATAGTCGTGCATGCATAGGTTTGATACGTGTGCACACCTAAATAACATGATACATATTTTACCCAATGACAAGATGTGAAACTATTAACCATCTCTCGTATTCCTATAGTCGAAATCAACTTTATGTCAAGAAATATCTATTATGAAAAAAGAAAATTAAGTTTTGTGCAACATTCGAGCACATCTACCTCATAGATCTCTAGAATACGTGGCAGCGATGTAATCACCAAGAGAACTCGTACGTAGTCGTCGTAGCCATAGTTTTTATACCATAATTGCGCAGCCGCAGAAGATCTAGCTTGTCATTCTTTTAGCATTAGCAGTTAGTACTTGACATTGCTGAAAATGAAAAGTAGCCCAAAGTCGCTTTGTGCAATGTACACCCAACTACTTTCAGTAACCAGATCCCATGCCAAATCGCACACCGACATGTGGACCCCCCACAACTTCAAAATGGTGCGTGTACGGTGCATCGCACATTCACACTGCCGGCCACCCGTAATCAAATTCCACTTTCCTTTTCACGACCCGAACTTTTTGTAAATTACATGAACTGCCCTCACAGCGATTCGCTcatttttctcttttcctcagGACTAATATTCAAAGACACACACCGGCCCGTGCGCCTGGGAACCCGACGGAGTTGGCTTCCCACAACTTGGATCGGGTCGCGTTGGTTCATCGAGAGAAGGCGCAGCCAtttcacaaaaaaaaaaacaaagagagagagagagaaggcgcAGCGCGCAAGGAatccgccgcggcggcgatggGCTTGGGCTCCCGCcccgcctccacctccaccgGCGGCGAGAAGAAGGGGGAGGAGCGGGTGCTGAGCCACGGCGACGCCGTGCTCATCCGCTCCGACCTCGCCATCCTCCGCGGGCCCCGCTTCATCAACGACCGCATCATCGCCTTCTACTTCGCCCACCTCTCCGCCGGCCTCGGCGACGACCTCCTCCTGCTCCCGCCCTCCATCCCCTACCTTCTCTCCAACCTCCCCGACCCGGCCTCCGTCGCTGCCATAGCGGAGCCGCTCCGCCTCGCCTCCCGCCGCCTCGTGCTGCTCCCCGTCAACGACAACCCCGACGCCTCCGTCCCCGAGGGCGGTTCCCACTGGACCCTCCTCGTCCTCGACAACACCACCAGCCCATCCGGCCCCCGCTTCGTCCACCACGACAGCATCCGCGGCGCGCCCAACCTCCCCGTCGCCAGCCACCTCGCCGACACGctccgccccctgctcctccagaGCGATTCGAGGAGGAGGGGCGCTGTGCCGGTCGTGGAGGGGCCCaccccgaggcagcccaacggCTACGACTGCGGCGTCTACGTCATGGCCATCGCCAGGGCCATCTGTGGCTGGTGGAAGAGTGGCCATGGCGGCCACCGGGGAGGGGATTGGTTCGAGGCGGTGAGGACGGAGGTGGAAGCCGACAGTGTCGAGGCCATGAGGGGCGAGCTGCTGCAACTAATCACCACCCTCATCCAAGACAAGGCCAATGCCAGTTCAGCATCCGAGGGCAACAAGACAAGCAACACTGATTGAGGTTCATTGTTGTGTCTCTGTAAGATCGATAGGGACGACACGCAATAGCTTACCTGATAGTACACTGGTTTCTCAAGTTTGGTTGCTCTTTTTGATCTTAGTCAAGGGGTTTCTTGCTGTATCGGCTTCTTTGCGAAGAGGAAGAACAAGCAGAGCATACACACTTGTGTAAGCAAAGTTTTGGAAAATCACATTTGTCCCTTTTGTGAGTAAAGTTTTAGCAAAAGCCTGTTACAAATCGACAAATATTGCCAATGATCATTGATCAAGATATCACAATCTTACAGTGCTTATGCTTGCAAGTTAGTTGAGTATGGATGGATTGGGTTGGAGTTTATGGCTTATGCTCGATGACTGACCAATTCAGCAGCACTATCTAAGATGTGTTTATGTTCCGTGCCTTTGGATGCTGACTGAGTGCAGGTGTGTTTGGATGATACTTGGGAGTTGGTTGGAAAGGGAGAACTGTTTGATTGTTTGAACAATCGAAGTATGGTTTCCTGAAACTAATATTCACTAGAACTTCAACTTCAGAATTTGAGAGCTACATTGTATGTGCCTACATGTCTGTTACTAAATTTTACACTGAATATGCATATTGTGTTGCAAAACATGCACCTATGATGTATCTAGTCTATCATCCAGGACATACCTGCTGTCGATTAAACTCAATCCTTTTCTATCTGGAATCTGTTATGTTCAGTTTTAGTTATGCTTTCCTGTTATTTTTCTTATCTAAGCAGTTCTAGCACCACTGATCTTATGCCTTTCTGTTGGTATGGTTTATATCAAATGTGCTGTAATATTTTGCTATAATGAATACTATGGTACCTGAGTTCGCACGTACTGTTTTTTTTTCAATATTTGGATTGCAAGGTACAGTATGATGGTAGATAACGCAAATCCATGCTAAGGCAGATCTGGTATATTCCCCTAAAAAAAAGGTAGGTCTGGTGTATATCTTACTCTCCTGCTTTATGTCCATACCTAACAGTCTTACATGCATGCGCCCTAACTAACTACCTCCTCCTCTGATCAATTCCCTTAACATGTCACCCTTGCATTGCTTCCACCAGTCTACAGCTGCAACAGAGCACAGGACTAAGGTACCACCTATGCAAACTCTCTTGTTCTTTCCACTGCTTTATTTTCACCACGAAATGGTTGATTGCGGTATGAAGTATATGGTCGATTAATTCTCTATGTTTCCTGATTCCCTTTTGCATTAGCTTGTGTTTCGATTAATTCTCTATGTTTCCTGATTCCCTTTTGCATTAGCTTGTGTTTTTTCCCTATCTTTTTCCTAGAAACAAGCAAACAAGTTATGGTGATTGGAATTCCCTTCCACCAGTATGTTCTGCCAGCAAACAAGTCCATAATATGTCCCCTGTGTTTTTATCAGGGAAAATGCAACGTCATGAGAAGATTGCTGCTCTGAAGCCTGTGGCGTCCAGGCCTTTCTCCAGCTTCAGGTCCTTTCCAAAGCTCCTTCAAGACTTCACTAGCACAGGTTCCCCACCCATCACCGTCTTGGAGGAAGCAGTTCTAGTTAAGCCGAAGGCCACTCGGTTCCCATCGCTACCAAGTGAACTTCCGACAGAAATAACTGCAACCATAGTAAGTCTCACTCTGGAATTTAGTTCAGATTTTTCTGCCTTTTTTTAGAAAGACATGTTTTCTGACACCATCAAAATTTTGCATGCTGATACTTCCAAGTTCAAGGATCTTTCTGTCATCCATTAGATTAATGAGCATGTACAAGGTACCATCATGTGATCCTGTTTCAACTATGTGCCCACTTCAACTTTCAGGACGCTGGCTCAGATACCACATGTGAGGAAATGGAGGTAGATACAGAGCAGGAGAACTGCTGCGGCCATCTAACAACATGCCACACTGTCAAGAAGCCCACGGGCAGTCGTTTGTCATTTGATGGCTACAACTGGAGGAAATACGGGCAAAAGAAGGTGAAAGGGAGCGAGTTCCCACGGAGCTACTACAAGTGCACGCATCCAAGCTGCCCTGTGAAGAGGAAGGTGGAGACGACAATAGACGGCCAGGTTGCTGAAATCGTGTACAGCGGTGAGCACAGCCACCCCAAACCTCGTCCTCCCAGGACGCCATTGTCGTCCCCAAGCACGGCAGAGGTTGTGGTCTGCGGCGTGCATGGTACTGACGATACCATGCAGGAGTAGAAACAAAGAGAGCTGGGAGGATTCAACCAGGCTCCTGATACTTCTGATATCGGGAGGCAGTTGCGTTCCCTTGGATTAATTTGGAAACAAGAGTTGAGCTTGCTGGTTGTAAGAGAAAGGTCGTATATTTCTGCCGCTAAACATTCTGCAGCTGATGTACGAGAGTCTGCTACAGGGATCGTGTGATCACTGCCAAATGTTATCATCCGATTCCGATGCATGGTGACCCTTGAATGATGCATGGAGCAGGCTGCTGTTCCATTAGACGTTGGTAGTACTCTCCTGGACTCCTCAGATTAACCCAAGCCGCCGTGCGCTGAGACTGTCCTCTCCTTCCATGGTGTTTCCTTTCtctgtttcttcttcttctatcgGGTTCGTCGGTTAAGAGTGCTGTGACACATCAGTGCATACTCTTGGTAGCAGCCTGAAAACTTGGTGGCTAACGAATCCAGAAAAAAGGCTGTGTTTGCTACTACCtggagagctgatggcccatcTCGATCTGTTCTTCACTGCCACCGCTCTCGATCTGGAGTCTGGACGCTGCCCTGCCCCTTCCTGTAGCCCTCTGCCGCTTCTGgcctctgctctgccgccgAGAGACCCCGCGGCCGATCTCGGGGGATCCTGGCGGCCATGCCGGCCGGACGGCCAAAGCGCGGTCAGCGCGCGGTGGACTTGAGGCCGACCGGATCCCGGCCGCAGCGGCGCACAGTCGCAGGCTCCTCGCTCCCTGTCTCTCGGCGCTATCAGGCTGCAGGGCTCCCGTTTGGTTTATTTGGCCCCCGCGATTTGgagctttcttcttgttgcaCGCTTGCCAGCCAGCCGGGGGGAAGTACGTTCTCGAGGCCCCTGGCTGCAAGGACATGTGACCCATTGGGTGTTCTCGGGATCGCCGCCGCTCACTTTTT
The Panicum hallii strain FIL2 chromosome 6, PHallii_v3.1, whole genome shotgun sequence genome window above contains:
- the LOC112896222 gene encoding NEDD8-specific protease 1-like translates to MGLGSRPASTSTGGEKKGEERVLSHGDAVLIRSDLAILRGPRFINDRIIAFYFAHLSAGLGDDLLLLPPSIPYLLSNLPDPASVAAIAEPLRLASRRLVLLPVNDNPDASVPEGGSHWTLLVLDNTTSPSGPRFVHHDSIRGAPNLPVASHLADTLRPLLLQSDSRRRGAVPVVEGPTPRQPNGYDCGVYVMAIARAICGWWKSGHGGHRGGDWFEAVRTEVEADSVEAMRGELLQLITTLIQDKANASSASEGNKTSNTD
- the LOC112896224 gene encoding probable WRKY transcription factor 3; its protein translation is MQRHEKIAALKPVASRPFSSFRSFPKLLQDFTSTGSPPITVLEEAVLVKPKATRFPSLPSELPTEITATIDAGSDTTCEEMEVDTEQENCCGHLTTCHTVKKPTGSRLSFDGYNWRKYGQKKVKGSEFPRSYYKCTHPSCPVKRKVETTIDGQVAEIVYSGEHSHPKPRPPRTPLSSPSTAEVVVCGVHGTDDTMQE